One stretch of Arachis duranensis cultivar V14167 chromosome 1, aradu.V14167.gnm2.J7QH, whole genome shotgun sequence DNA includes these proteins:
- the LOC107482370 gene encoding uncharacterized protein LOC107482370: MATTTKVVMVAVAAKAKEEGEDAMENGRGSSSSGCSLLSRFLMNSGLSLKPISCKVRLNIGGRGAPKDFTEWKCIKYKGGLRNDIQSFVAPMKIQVFSELVNKSRVAEECPRHLANSFPEKKRYETGRVQQPGRVYTTSAVGAEGSETLIRNNCEMAGKTLNALFDSRATHSFIAFEKADELGLKIVILGCALKVYNATHEAMTGLDLILGLDWLSKNHVLFDYFAKTMCFMPEDIKGPVVVNNYYLNIMIVNCSRVKCQEILLLVAGVSGDDRILEQILIGASVFSKIDLQSGYHQIRIGDKDIPKTAFRTRCGHYEYTVMSFRLTNAPSIFIDYMNRIFHPYLDKFVIVFFDDILIYSKIEDEHAEHLRTVLQILKDRKLYAKLSKCEFWKSEVKFLGHVVSKQGIAVDLAKVEAVMNWE, translated from the exons GCTCAGTAGGTTCCTAATGAACAGTGGGTTGAGTTTGAAACCTATCAGCTGCAAGGTGAGGCTCAACATTGGTGGCAGG GGAGCTCCTAAGGACTTTACTGAGTGGAAATGCATTAAGTATAAAGGAGGCCTTCGaaatgacattcagagctttgtAGCACCTATGAAGATTCAGGTGTTTTCTGAGCTTGTGAATAAGAGCAGGGTGGCTGAAGAATGT CCTAGACACTTGGCTAATAGTTTCCCAGAGAAGAAGAGGTATGAGACTGGCAGAGTGCAGCAGCCAGGGAGAGTATACACTACTTCTGCAGTAGGCGCTGAGGGGTCAGAGACATTGATCAGAAATAACTGTGAGATGGCCGGTAAAACTTTAAATGCCTTGTTTGATTCTAGAGCTACACATTCATTTATTGCCTTTGAGAAGGCtgatgagttaggattgaaaaTAGTAATCCTGGGGTGTGCTTTAAAGGTGTATAATGCTACCCACGAGGCTATG ACTGGCCTTGATCTCATtctgggattggactggttatccaAGAACCATGTTCTATTCGATTATTTTGCAAAAACGATGTGTTTTATGCCAGAGGATATAAAAGGGCCGGTTGTGGTGAATAACTACTACCTGAATATCATGATAGTGAATTGTTCTAGGGTCAAATGTCAGGAAATATTGTTGTTAGTTgcgggtgtttcgggtgatgatcgaATCTTGGAGCAAATTCTgatt GGAGCCAGTGTGTTCTCTAAGATTGATCTACAATCCGGTTACCATCAGATAAGGATCGGAGACAAGGATATTCCCAAAACTGCCTTTAGGACGCGCTGTGGTCACTATGAATACACAGTAATGTCCTTCAGATTAACTAATGCTCCGTCAATATTCATAGATTACATGAATAGGATTTTCCATCCATATCTGGATAAGTTTGTTATTGTGTTTTTCGATGACATTCTTATCTACTCTAAGATAGAGGATGAGCATGCAGAGCACTTACGGACGGTACTGCAAATCTTAAAGGATAGGAAGTTGTATGCTAAGCTATccaagtgtgagttttggaagtcTGAAGTGAAATTTCTTGGCCACGTGGTGAGCAAGCAAGGAATAGCAGTAGATCTTGCTAAGGTTGAGGCAGTGATGAATTGGGAGTGA